In the genome of Roseovarius sp. Pro17, the window CGCGGCGCCCTACGGCGCCGGGGACGATCCGCGCATTGCGCTGCCGTGGTTCGACGGCGGCAACTACATGATCCAAAAGCAGAACCGCCTTGAAAACCTGTGGATACAGGGCGGGCCCCGCGCGCGCGCCTTCTTTGCCAATGAGCCGCGCCGCGCCCCCACGATGGGCAAGGTGCCGCTGGTTAAATGGCGTCGCGGCTATGCCTATGTCAGTTCGACCCACTCGGCCCTGCCGCGCGGGCTGAACCATGTCTATGACGAGGCGGGCGGCGAATGGACCAGCGGCGTCCTGCTGCACACCAAGTTCCTGCATATGATCATCCAAAGATCTGCCGAAGAGAAAGAGCGGCAGGAACACTTTGCCAGTTCCGGCCTCTACGTCGGGTATTACGACAGCCTGAGGGGCGACCCGGACCTGTGGTGCGACGGTTCCACCCGGTATCTGGGCTGGCGTCAGCTAGAGGCGATGGGCCTTATGTCACGCGGGACATGGCTGTGAGCGGCGCAATAACAGTTTACCCAAGCGACCCAAGGCCTTATCATACACGCACCGCGTGTCGCGCCGCTGGAACCAGAGGCAATAGAACCTTAATCCCCGGCGTCTATGCTGCGCGTGAGGCAAGGCTCAGAGGAAGCTCATCGTGAGTGTCGTGCAATCATACCGGATGCGGCTGCGCCGCAAGCATGCCAAGGCGCGCTCGCTTCGCAAGGGCTTGTCCCTGCGTCCGGTGGTCGATCGCACGAGCCAGATCGCGCCGGGAGACATTCTGCTGTTTTCGACTCTGCGCGATGAACATGTGCGCCTGCCCTATTTCCTCGACTACTACCGCAGCATGGGCGTCAGTCATTTCCTAATTGTGGACAATGACAGCAGCGACGGCAGTGGCAACTACCTGGCCGACCAGCCCGACGTGTCGCTGTGGCACACCACCGGCAGCTACAGGGGCGCGCGCTTTGGCGTTGATTGGCTGAACGGGCTTCAGTCCAAATATGGCCATGATCACTGGACCCTCGTCGTCGACCCGGACGAACTGTTCATCTACCCATTCTGCGACACGCGCCCGATCAAGGCGTTGACCGACTGGCTGGACGGATCGAACGTGCGCAGCTTTGGCGCGATGTTGCTGGACATGTATCCCAAGGGACCGCTAGACGCCGTGCCGTACCGGTGCGGACAGGACCCGATCGAGATTGCGTCGTGGTTCGACCCCGGCAACTACATGATCAGAAAAAACAAGAGATTCGGCAATCTCTGGATACAAGGCGGCCCGCGCGCCCGCGTCTTTTTCAAGGACACACCGAAAAAGGCACCCGCCCTCAACAAGATCCCGCTGGTCAAATGGAACCGGCGCTATGCCTATATCAGCTCGACCCATACGCTGCTGCCGCGCGGTCTGAACCTGGTTTATGACGAATGGGGCGGCGAGTCGGCCAGCGGCGTGCTGCTTCATGCCAAGTTTCTGAATACCTTCGCCCAAAAAGCCGAGGAAGAAATGCGGCGCAAACAGCACTACCGCGCCTCGCTGGAGTACAAGGCCTACATGGAAAATATGGCAGGCCAGCCAGAACTCTGGTGCAAATGGTCCGAAAAATATATAAACTGGA includes:
- a CDS encoding glycosyltransferase family 2 protein, encoding MRLRRKHAKARSLRKGLSLRPVVDRTSQIAPGDILLFSTLRDEHVRLPYFLDYYRSMGVSHFLIVDNDSSDGSGNYLADQPDVSLWHTTGSYRGARFGVDWLNGLQSKYGHDHWTLVVDPDELFIYPFCDTRPIKALTDWLDGSNVRSFGAMLLDMYPKGPLDAVPYRCGQDPIEIASWFDPGNYMIRKNKRFGNLWIQGGPRARVFFKDTPKKAPALNKIPLVKWNRRYAYISSTHTLLPRGLNLVYDEWGGESASGVLLHAKFLNTFAQKAEEEMRRKQHYRASLEYKAYMENMAGQPELWCKWSEKYINWRQLEILGLMSKGNWA